The Zhongshania aliphaticivorans genome window below encodes:
- a CDS encoding glucose 1-dehydrogenase: MNCQDKVALVTGAGVGIGEATCKALAAAGATVVVSDIDEAAGLRVADELTAAGYQATFIALDVCNEEQWRTVINEVVERFGRLQILINNAGIANICGIEEETLEGWRKTNTINNDAVFLGTREAIRVMKNSGGSIVNISSIEGIVGDPMLPAYNASKGAVRAFTKSIALYCADRGYGIRVNSMHPGYVATPLVSGALARLSANDAEAFAQRVVASIPMGRMAEADEIANGVVFLASDDASYMTGSELIMDGGYTAR; the protein is encoded by the coding sequence ATGAATTGTCAGGATAAAGTCGCGCTGGTCACCGGTGCTGGTGTGGGAATTGGTGAGGCAACGTGCAAGGCCTTAGCGGCTGCAGGTGCAACGGTTGTGGTTAGTGATATCGATGAGGCGGCGGGGCTGCGAGTTGCAGATGAGCTTACTGCAGCAGGATATCAAGCCACATTTATAGCCTTAGATGTTTGCAATGAGGAACAGTGGCGCACTGTGATTAATGAGGTTGTTGAACGTTTTGGGCGTTTACAAATACTGATTAACAACGCAGGCATTGCCAATATTTGTGGAATTGAAGAAGAGACGCTCGAAGGTTGGCGAAAAACAAATACTATTAATAATGATGCTGTGTTTCTTGGCACCCGTGAAGCAATTCGAGTGATGAAAAATTCTGGTGGCAGTATTGTGAATATTTCGTCCATTGAAGGGATTGTTGGTGACCCGATGCTTCCGGCATATAACGCGAGTAAGGGCGCGGTGCGCGCCTTCACAAAGTCGATAGCCTTATATTGCGCAGATCGTGGTTACGGTATCAGGGTGAATTCTATGCACCCCGGTTATGTTGCAACACCCTTGGTTAGTGGTGCGCTGGCGCGCCTAAGTGCCAATGATGCTGAAGCATTTGCACAGCGAGTGGTGGCGAGTATTCCAATGGGGCGAATGGCAGAAGCGGATGAGATAGCTAATGGGGTGGTGTTTTTAGCCTCGGATGATGCGTCGTATATGACCGGTTCGGAACTCATTATGGATGGTGGCTA